The DNA segment CGATGTGCGGCCCGCCTCGCGGAATTCAAACGGGAGGCTCAGGAATTCCTGCGGGAAACCGCCCCGATACCCCGGAAAGTGCCGGACAAAGGTTTCAAGGTCGCTACGCTCGTACTGGCGGAAACTGTCGTGGCTAAAGATGAATATGTGGCAATCGGCACGGATGCTCTGCTCCAAGTGTTCGCCCCTGAGGATAGGCGTGATTCCCTGGAACTTGCCGCTGTTCATGTAGTGGTCCATGGCATACACGTCGCTCCGGAATTCCAGAATGTGTACGTTCAGCGTATCCCCAGGAGAAACACGGTAGCTCAAATCAATCACGCGCTTGAGTGCCGGAATGTTGTACGTAGCGACAGATGAAGTCACGTCATGAGCAAACGGAGCAACATTCTTGTACAGGATTTTTGAATAGTCCACCGGTTTGGGCGGCTTGGATGGAAGGCAGCCGACAAGTCCAATGGCAACAAACAACAACAAGCAATTACAGACGAACTTCATTTTCGGTTTCCATTGTCGGCATAGCCACAAAATTCAAACAGCGGGCAATTCACACAGGAATGCGTCCATTCGCGGCAGATAAAATCCTCGCCCCCTTGTTCCAGGTAGAACTGCAACGCATGGGCTGCTTCGTAAGGGCCGTTCGGGTTGAGCGTACAGAACAGTGCGTTCGCGAGTTCTTGCTTCCGTTTCGGCTCCATTTCTGCGAAATCAGAATCCTTGGCAGGGCCGAGGAATGCCAGGTAGCGGCGAGCACCCATGGTAAGCGGCAGCGGAGGCATTTTTTTCGAAGAAACACACGGCATGCCAAGCCCCAGCGGTTCGGGAGCAACCATGCGGTAAAAGGCAGCACAGGCCTTCGGGCGCGGATTCCCCTTGCCCATGAAATAGACCTCGCCCAAATCGCGCCAAATTTCTTCGGGATTGCGGCTCGCGAGCCATGCGACAAGATCGCAACCATGATGACGCACAAAAAGTCCCACGCTCCAAAAAATGCCCGCCAAGTTTTTAAACAGAGTCCAGTGGCAACAACCAAAGACACGCTCTGCGATGCCTTCGATTTTTCCCGCCGTCGGCACAGGGAGTGTCCAGAGTTTTTCATCGGGAAAAGCATCAAACAAAGCATTCAGCAACGATGAGATTTCAGTATAGCTCCGGCTTTGGAACAAGGTGGTCCCAAGGATGGTCCAGGCAATTTTCGCTGTAGGGGTTTTTGCCCGTTGCGCCACATGCACCACCGGATCGGGCACAGAGGCGAACATAGAAACAAACTTCCGTGTCGCTTCGAAAACCGCCGGCTCATCGCGCACAAAGTTTTCTACAAGCTTCATCCCCTACCGCCAAACATTAAAGCGCTTCGCCGACCTTGACAGCCTTGCCTAGACGGCTCTTGAACAGGTTCGGATGGCGTTCGCGAATTTTTTTGTCGACGATAAGGATAACCGTACTACCCATCTCGAAGCGGCCCAGTTCATCGCCTTTTTCAAAATGGAAGTTACTGGCCGGCTGCCAGTCCAGGCGCTTCTTGCTGCGGTCCAATTTTCCAGCATTCACAAGCAGGTCGTCGGAATACACGACACCGATGCGGCCCACGTTCGTTGCACCGACCTTCACGACCAAAATTTCAGAACCGTCCTGCAAGCGGATATGGCTCGTCAGGCGTTCGTTGATGCAGAACAAGCCTTCCACGCGTTCGACGCTACCCGCATTCACCGGCCAAAGCGTCCCAGGGCAATAGCTGGCATCGACCAAGTCACCCTTGACCGGGCTATGGATGCGGTGGTAGTTGAATGGTGCCAGATAAATCGTTGCAAAAGCACCCTCTTCAAAACGCGCCGCCATTTCGTCGTCGCGGAGCAAATCCTTGAGTTCGTAGAACTTCCCCTTCGTCTGGATAAGCGTTTGCTTTCCGTCATCAAAGGTTCCCGTCTGCGAAAGCACACCATCGACCGGGCTCACGACTTCGGCATTGTCGATAATGCGCGCACCGGGTTTGAGCCTGCGGATAAACAGTTCCCCGATGTTCTTGTAATGGCTCAGCGGGTATTCCGACTCGGCCATATTCAACTTGTAGTAACGGGCAAATGCCGAACGGGCCCAGCGGGTAAACGGAGGAATATTGAGCCGAGTGAATGCACCGAAGGCGCGGCTGGCCGCATTCTTCGGCAAGAGTTTCATAAAAACATAGAAGGGGGTATTCATGAAGGTAAAGATAGAAAATAGGGGCTAGGATCTAGAGGCTAGAGGTTAGTGGTCAGTGGTCAGTGGTTAGTGGTTAGTGATTAGGGCTAACTCCTCGAGCCTGGAGCCTCGAACCTCATCGCTCAATTAGTGATTTTCCAGTTTGCTCAGGTCTGTGCTGAACATCTTCCACAGGCGAGGGGCAAAAGGCACCGACCATTCCTTCTCGGGGGCGACACGGCTAGTCGTCTCTGCGACAAAAGAGGAATACGTCAAGAACACCAGCTCGCCATAACGCATGTCCCACAGCGACCAGACAATTTTCCACGTGTATCCACCACTCTTGCCCAGCTTGGGGTCCATCTCGACTTCCAGCACAATCGGGATTGACGCATAACGGATTCCGTAGCGAGACGCAATGTTGTTCATAAAATCTTTGAACTGCGGAGGAATCTCGCGGACGAAGGTCTGTTCAATACCGTCACGGCCTTCCCATGGTTCAAAACTCGCCAAATTTTTTCCGTCGGCAATTTTCGATGCGAGAATATGCCTGGACAACGTATCGATGTACAGCGAATCCTCTTCGGGGAGGCGCATTCCGGGCAGCATCAGTTCTCGCTTCATCTTGGGGAATGCCTTCGCAAACAAGGAATCTTCAATATGCGCCAAGTCAAAATCAAGTGCATCGGCGCTGAAGCTATGGCACATCTTGCATTTCTCGGGGCGCTTGGCAGTCACCTTGAGCGTCTGGAAAACACCCACCACCGCATTGGAATCAAGGCGCCCATAGGCAGCGGGGTTCCATTCACGGTAAGACACTTCTTTCGAAATCTTGAGTTTGATATCTCCCTGCGTGCCGCACTCGTTGCACGGGCCGTCCATCATTCCGGAATTATCGCCCGCACCGGGACCGGGGCCGACCGAACCGGCACAGCCCACAAGCGCCCCCAAAAGAGCCATCACGAAAAGAGACCGAATTTTCATCATAACTTAAGGGAAGAAGTCAATATTCAGCCAACCCTTCTTGCCATCATCCGATACAGCAAACCCACAAGAGACTGTCTTATATTTTCCCTTCATGTTCAGGTAATGCCCGATATACGGATAATCCTCTTTATTGTCCGGGTCACGCTGGCCCGATGTGACAAGAGCTTTTTCATCTTCCCACATCATCTTCAAATACTTCTTAGCATAGTCATCGTATGACTTGTTACCACTCATAACTATATCAGGTCCTGTATTCTGCGCGCCTTCCCCACAATCACCAAAATGTCCGTGAGCCTCGCCAGAAGCAAGGTCGTCAGCCGCCTGTTTGTCGGTACAGTTTTGCCTTGTTTCAGTAGCAAGCGAAAGCGCGGAAAGGCTCTCTGTCGCACGATATTCGTTAATAACATCAAGGCACGTCTGTCGCCAATCACTCAATGGTTCCGACGAGGAACTAGAGGAACCCGTCCCACCGGAACTGCTCGAAACTTCGTTGCCATCCGGGCAATATTTCATTTCGCGTGCAACATCAAGGGAATCTACCGAAATATACTTTTTCGGGTTATCGGCTTCGTCCGAAGCATAGAACGTGACAAAAAGACGGAACTTTCCGCACACATTCGTTTCATCAAAATAAACTTTGGTCTTCAACTGAGACAAGTTAATGCTTGTCGAACTGTCCGGAAATTCATCGTGAGTCACCTGAATTTTTTTGTATAAAGTACTCGTCCCCTCTTTATTCACTTTCGCCATCACCAGTTTCATATCGGTAAAGAAGATATCGGCATCAGTCCGCTCAATCGTCGAATCCGACAAATCAATGGACGCCCCTCCTCTAATAACAAATTCGGTTTTATCTTCATTGGCCAAATACTGCAACGCATCAATAACAATCGGAGAATCAGACGTAGGAGTTTCTACAACCGAGACAGCTGGTTTTGCAGAAGATGAACTGGATCGGGTAGAACGCTTAGACGATGAACTGCTCTTCTTCTGTTTGCTAGAAGATTTCGATTCCGAACTTTCCGTAACATCAGAGTCCGTCTCTTCATCATCGTTAGTCTCGGTTTTTTTGATTTTAACAGATGACTCTTCGTCCGATTCTGACGAATCCGCTTTGGAAGACGAACTTTCATTCTGTTGAGAAAGATTGTCATCTACTCCAACTGTATCCGACGCCTTCACGGTAGAAGATGAATCATCCGAACACGCAACGGCAAACAAAGCTGCGCAGCCCAATGCAAAAATCCATTTTTTCATAGAAAAGTCCTCATTACTCCCATTAAAGATATACTATTTCAAATAAAAAGGCAAACCCCATCCCTTATTCCAGCATGATTGTAAACGGGCCATCGTTGACGAGGCTCACTTGCATGTCGGCACCAAAGCGTCCCGTTTCCACGATGCCGACTTCCTTGCGGCATTGTTCCACAACATATTCATACAATTCGTTTGCCAGTTCCGGGTTTCCTGCACCGTTGAACGTGGGGCGGTTGCCCTTGTGGCAATCGGCGTACAGCGTGAACTGCGAGACTATCAGCAGAGAGCCACCGACATCTTTAATGGAGAGGTTCGTCTTCCCATTTTCGTCAGCAAAAATGCGTAGAGAAAGCATCTTGCGAATAAACCGGTCAGCAATTTCGCGGGTGTCCGTCTCGGCCACACCGACAAGGACCAAAAAGCCACGACCATCGATTTTCCCGACGACCTCGCCATCAATTTTCACATCAGCCTGCGTAACCCGCTGGATTAAAAATTTCATACAAATTCCTCAAAATACTTCTTGATTTTTTGTGCATCCTGTGTCTCCGTCAACGCAAGACGCAAGAGGACTGCGGCTTTCTGCGGAGGGAGCGAATATGCCGGAATCGTACCGGGCACAAGCAACCCTTCGGGCAAAACCGTTCCACGCCCGATTCTCGAAGTAACGACAACGGGCTCGTTCACGCGGGCAAGAACATCCATCCATTCCTTGCTGAATTCCCCCGCTCCCGCGCCCGCGATGACAATCCCGGCGGAACGCTGCGCCGCGAATTCGAGCAAAGCCGAATCCGCGTCGGCATGGAAATACAGCACGGCGACTTTGGGCAAATCAGAAAGGCCTTCAATGGAGAATTTGGGCAACGCACTCCCGCATGCCGAGCCGATGGCGTCGAACGCATCCAGATCATTCGCGTGGACCTTCTGGACACGAAGCGCATCGAACATCTTCCCCGCAAAGGCAACGCGCACGCCTCGGCAAGCGGCGCCGTTACAGCCCGCGGCGATGCCAACGGCATAACACAGGTTCGCCGGGCCGTCGGGAGCAAAGGAGGTCGCCGGCCGCATGGCCCCCGTCAGCACCACAGGCTTTTCTACATCCAGCACGAGGTCCAGGAAAAATGCAGTCTCTTCCATCGTATCGGTCCCGTGCGTGACAACGATGCCGTCGACATCCCCGCGTTTACAAACCGCCCGGATGCGGTTTGCAAGGGCAATCCATATCTCCGAGTTCACATCGTCGGAGTTGATGTTGCACACCTGCTCCACTTCTACATCGGCAATGCCGGACAATCCCGGAACCGATTTCACCAGTTCCTCACCTGTGATGGAGCCTGAATGGTAACCCACATCCTCACCAGGTTTCCCGGTACCGGCGATCGTTCCTCCTGTAGCAAGGACTACAACTTTTTTCATGGGCACGGTTTACCTCACTTGGTCCAGCAACTGCGCCGCCGTCAGGCCGTAATGTTTTTTCAAAGCGCCGTCAGTCCCGAGCGTGTACAAATCCTGGATGCAGGCGCGCAACTTGCGGACCGACTCGACCGCACGTTCGTCCCCGCGGGTAACTCCGTCGCGATACAGCAGCGTCTCCACCATTTTTTGCGAATACCAGTAGAGCCGGGTAGCGACCTCGGAATTTTCCTGGTTCACGAACGGCTGCGTCAACATTTCCAAATCCGGGACGGGCCCTTCGGGTCGTGGTTTGTCGTTGCGCGAGGCGTCGACAACCTGCGCGATTCCCTCGTTCAGCCAAAGCGGGACCTTGGCGCGGGTCATTGCGCGGACAAAGGCGTGCGTCAACTCATGGAAAAGCATCGGGCGGTACACTTCGCGGTACTGCATCACATTGACCGGGACGCGCAATTTGCCGTCGAAGACGGCCCCGACCCAGTCGGGTCGCGGACCCGCGCCCTGGTATTCCGAAGATTGATAGAGCACCAGCCCCATCTTGTTCGCCGGTCTGAAATCGAAAAGCCTGCACAGGGAATCGTACGCCACCTCGAGAACGCTCAACGCCTCGAGAATATCGTTCAAGGCAGGAGTTCCCTCGAATTCCAAGCGAAAATGGTCCGACGATTCCAGCTTGAGTTCGCGCATCTCGCGCATGATTGTCTGGGACTTTTCCTTGAGCACCTTGAAATCGGCTCCGCCACGCTGCAGAGAATCCACATAACGGATACATTCCTCGTACCGTTCCTGCTCGAACAAGATTCCTGCCAAATGCAGTTGCAAGTTCGTATCGTCCGGGGTTTCCGCAAGCAATGCTCGGATTCCCTTTTCGGCACATATCCAATCCCCCGAAGCAAGGCAATCGTTTGCCTCGACCACCAACGAATTGTGGTGTTCAAATTCTGCTCGCTGGTCCGAAATATCCTTAATCTCGCGAATCGCAAAAAACAATGTCGCAAGACACAGAATTAAAAGAAAAATCACGCGTTTATTGTGCATTTTTTCACATTCCGTCTTAACAAATCGTCAAAAAAATAGCCTTATGGTATTATTCTCTTTCTTTCAAATTTAAGTATATTTTAAACAAATCATGGAGTATGTCATGGCAGAAATCTTTGACTATGATGACTACCGGGATATGATCAAGGATTACTACCAGGAGCATAAGAAAAAGAACTCCCTGTATTCCTTCAACACTCTCGGAAAAATGCTGGGGCTGGACGCCAGTCACGCGTACTATATTGTACAGAAAAAACGCAACCTGCCCGTCCATGCAGTACCCGCCGCAAAAAAGATGCTCGGTCTCGAAGGTCGAGCCGCCATGTATTTCGACCTGTTGTTGGTCGCCTCCCGTACAAAGTCCGAAAAGAAGAAAGCCGAAATTATGCAGAAGGCCTTCCAGCTCCGCGATGTCAAGCGCCACATGCTGGAAGACACAGAAATCAAGTACCTGAGCGAATGGTGGACGGTCGTCGTCCGCGCCCTGGTCGAAGTCAAACACGGCAACATCGACGTTGCCGAAATTGCCAGCAGCCTTATCCCGCCCATTACTGAGGAACAGGCCCAGGCAAGCCTAGATATTCTTAAGTCGTTGGGTTTCATCAAGCCATTAAACGATAACCTAGTCAAGATTTCGGACTCCCATATTACCATCCAAGGGGCCGAAAAAGCGGAGGCAATCCGCAGTTTTCAGGCAAAAGTCATGCAATTTGCCATTCGTTCGCTCAGCGAAATCCCCCCAAGCGACCGAGATGTTTCTACAATTACCATGGCGGTAGATGCCAAAGGGTTTAACGATATTAGAAACATGATTCGAGAATTCCGAAAAGAATTGCAGATTCGCGTTGACAAGTGCAGCGTTCCGGACCGCGTGATGCAGCTTAATCTCGCCCTTTTCCCGGTGGCCCAGAACAACAAGAGGAAGTCAAAATGAGATACACATCGAGACTGCTCTTTTTGCTCCCCTTTGGCCTTCTGATGTCCTGCGACCATACCGAAAGCGCAGGCAATACGACAGAAATTGAAAACGCCATCGCCATCAGGGTATTTAACGGGGACGAACCGGCCGACGGTGTCGCCTACCGGGTATTACCTTCTTGGTACGTTGCCGACACCAACGAGACCGATTCCGGCGTTGATTTCGCCTATTCCGGAACAACCGACGAAGATGGCTGGATGCGTATCGACGGCCATGAAGAAGGCTCCTTCACCGTCCAGTTCAGCAAGGACAAGTATTCCATTGTCACGAACTACACGCTAGACAAGCTCACCCCCAATGTCACCATCGACAGCGTGGCGCTTGCCAAGCCTGGCACCATCAAGGGCCGCGTCGATCTGCCCGACTCCGCGAAATACGCCTGGATTTATATGCAGGGTATCGAAAGGGTCGAAAAGACGGACCGCAAGGGCGCCTTCGCCATCAGCAACTTGCCCGCCGGCGACCTCAAGCTCAAGGCCTGGGTCCCCAATATCCAGAAGTTCATCGCAGAGGCAGAAGTGTCCGTGCCCGCAAACGATACACTCGACGTGGGCAACGTTTCCGACACCACCGACGAAATCGTGTTCAAGAGGACGATGAAAATCAATCCACGTGAATTGATTTCCAGCTGGATGCGTCCATTACCGATACCGACAGTCCTCATACTGCGCCTCGATTCCACGTTCAACTTCTTCGAGACGACTGAAGACGGAAGTGATGTCCACCTGCTCGACAGCGAGGGCAACCCGCTCCCCATCGAGATTGACACATGGGACAAGGACATCCAGAGCGGTGTGATTAATATTCGCATCGAATCCAAAGCCGACACTGCAAAGCTCTGGACGCTCGAGTGGGGAGATTCAACCGAAGCCCCGCAAAAAAGAGCCGATGTATGGGAAGACCTTAGCGACTCCCTCATCTGGGCATTAAATACCGTCCAGATACTCGATTTCGAGAACCCGACCTTCAAGAACGACCTCCCCGAGCCGCTCACGCCGAAGGACTGGTACGTCCAGGCTCACGACGGGGCCACCGTCTACGATTCCGTCGCCGACGACATCCGCAAGGGCGTCATCGATTCCGGTGGCGGAGCTTTCGAGTCCAAGGTTCTTCAAGTAAACTACAAGGCGGAGAAGCCGGAATATGTCGTCATCGGCACGCGCATCAGCGACACGCCGCACGACCTGAGCCGCCTCGACTCCGTCGAAGTCTGGATCAAGACCGACGGAAAAATCGAGATTATCCTTGAAACAATTATCGAATCCGACACCAACTTCAAGGCCACCTACAAAGCCGAAGGCGACGGAAGCTGGACACGCTACGCAGTGCGTCCGCAGGATTTCGACACGAAAGATACAGTGAAATACCACGGCTGGGATGTCACGAGAAATCGGATAACTAGGTTTACAATCTTCGCCTATGACGGGAGCAGTATCCTGGTCGACAACGTAAGGATGTACGGCATCAACCGGGACGACTTGAAGTAGTTACCTGTTCCGACCCCCCGTGACATCGATTAGCCATTTTCGACCATTTTTTTCTACGCTGATAAACACCTTATGGCGTTTTTCATCGTAGACAAGATGGCCGTTGTTTTTGGAGGAGTATCTTATGGCTAATTCCGTGGATTTTGAATTGTGAATAGCAGTCGTCGAAGTATCCGCAACGGAAGTATCTGCAACAGAAACAGAAGAATCCTTCACAGACGAATCAGCAACAGCAACTGCAGTGTCTTTTGCCGAGGTATCAACCGGCGGAACTTCCGGTTCGGCCTTCTTCAGCAGTTCGAGCATCTTTTCGGCATAACGTTCACCGAACGTTTCATAACCCTTTCGCGTGAAATGGAGCGTGTAGTTCGGTTCCTTCAACGCGGGGCAACCTTCTGCCGAAATGAGATGACCATTAGGGATTAGACTCGCCGCTTCGGCAACTGCACTGTTTCTCCAGCCCAGATCTCCACCCGCAGCGGTTGTTGCCAGTTCCCCAACAAGAATTGGCACTTTCGTTGAGTCTAATCCCAAATCCTTAATAAGATCGTCGTAAACTTTCTTGACACGCTTGGGCCAGTCGTTCATCTGGTAGTCCGCCTCGCCCTGATGGAAAAGGAACCCCTTAATGACGCCCTTTTCCTTTGCAATCTTTCCCATTTCCACAATGCGCTTGTAGAGGTCGCCACCGTATTCATCCAGGTACTGGATCCACCACGTGTCGCCCTTGTTCTTTGCATTCTGGACATACGCCTTGTTGCGGTCCTTGTCGAACAGGTCGATGCTTTGACCGCCAATGGCGATGTTCGCGACAGCAATCTTGATACTGTCGGGCAATTCCTTCACCATCTTGCGACCGAAGATATCGACAATTCCTACCTTGGACGCGCTATGTCCCATTGGCGGTGCAGCAGGGTAAAACTCTCCAACCTTTTGATTCGAATGGTTTGCCGCACGCAAGACCAAGAAGCGCGGATCCTCCGCACGGTCGGCTGCGGTCACATCCGCCTGACCGGACATATTGGACTGCCCATAGGCAAGATAAATGTGGAGGTTCGGGTCCTGGGCAAAGCTCAAGGAAACTGTAGCAGCAACAACAAACGCAGGAAAAATAGATTTATGCATTTTACTTCTCGTACAAACTAACGAGCCCTATGGGTAAAACTCTTCGTCATGAGCACAGAACCATTGGAACT comes from the uncultured Fibrobacter sp. genome and includes:
- a CDS encoding DUF4423 domain-containing protein gives rise to the protein MAEIFDYDDYRDMIKDYYQEHKKKNSLYSFNTLGKMLGLDASHAYYIVQKKRNLPVHAVPAAKKMLGLEGRAAMYFDLLLVASRTKSEKKKAEIMQKAFQLRDVKRHMLEDTEIKYLSEWWTVVVRALVEVKHGNIDVAEIASSLIPPITEEQAQASLDILKSLGFIKPLNDNLVKISDSHITIQGAEKAEAIRSFQAKVMQFAIRSLSEIPPSDRDVSTITMAVDAKGFNDIRNMIREFRKELQIRVDKCSVPDRVMQLNLALFPVAQNNKRKSK
- a CDS encoding CAP domain-containing protein: MKKWIFALGCAALFAVACSDDSSSTVKASDTVGVDDNLSQQNESSSSKADSSESDEESSVKIKKTETNDDEETDSDVTESSESKSSSKQKKSSSSSKRSTRSSSSSAKPAVSVVETPTSDSPIVIDALQYLANEDKTEFVIRGGASIDLSDSTIERTDADIFFTDMKLVMAKVNKEGTSTLYKKIQVTHDEFPDSSTSINLSQLKTKVYFDETNVCGKFRLFVTFYASDEADNPKKYISVDSLDVAREMKYCPDGNEVSSSSGGTGSSSSSSEPLSDWRQTCLDVINEYRATESLSALSLATETRQNCTDKQAADDLASGEAHGHFGDCGEGAQNTGPDIVMSGNKSYDDYAKKYLKMMWEDEKALVTSGQRDPDNKEDYPYIGHYLNMKGKYKTVSCGFAVSDDGKKGWLNIDFFP
- the asd gene encoding archaetidylserine decarboxylase (Phosphatidylserine decarboxylase is synthesized as a single chain precursor. Generation of the pyruvoyl active site from a Ser is coupled to cleavage of a Gly-Ser bond between the larger (beta) and smaller (alpha chains). It is an integral membrane protein.); amino-acid sequence: MNTPFYVFMKLLPKNAASRAFGAFTRLNIPPFTRWARSAFARYYKLNMAESEYPLSHYKNIGELFIRRLKPGARIIDNAEVVSPVDGVLSQTGTFDDGKQTLIQTKGKFYELKDLLRDDEMAARFEEGAFATIYLAPFNYHRIHSPVKGDLVDASYCPGTLWPVNAGSVERVEGLFCINERLTSHIRLQDGSEILVVKVGATNVGRIGVVYSDDLLVNAGKLDRSKKRLDWQPASNFHFEKGDELGRFEMGSTVILIVDKKIRERHPNLFKSRLGKAVKVGEAL
- a CDS encoding asparaginase, translating into MKKVVVLATGGTIAGTGKPGEDVGYHSGSITGEELVKSVPGLSGIADVEVEQVCNINSDDVNSEIWIALANRIRAVCKRGDVDGIVVTHGTDTMEETAFFLDLVLDVEKPVVLTGAMRPATSFAPDGPANLCYAVGIAAGCNGAACRGVRVAFAGKMFDALRVQKVHANDLDAFDAIGSACGSALPKFSIEGLSDLPKVAVLYFHADADSALLEFAAQRSAGIVIAGAGAGEFSKEWMDVLARVNEPVVVTSRIGRGTVLPEGLLVPGTIPAYSLPPQKAAVLLRLALTETQDAQKIKKYFEEFV
- the dtd gene encoding D-aminoacyl-tRNA deacylase; its protein translation is MKFLIQRVTQADVKIDGEVVGKIDGRGFLVLVGVAETDTREIADRFIRKMLSLRIFADENGKTNLSIKDVGGSLLIVSQFTLYADCHKGNRPTFNGAGNPELANELYEYVVEQCRKEVGIVETGRFGADMQVSLVNDGPFTIMLE
- a CDS encoding sialate O-acetylesterase, producing the protein MHKSIFPAFVVAATVSLSFAQDPNLHIYLAYGQSNMSGQADVTAADRAEDPRFLVLRAANHSNQKVGEFYPAAPPMGHSASKVGIVDIFGRKMVKELPDSIKIAVANIAIGGQSIDLFDKDRNKAYVQNAKNKGDTWWIQYLDEYGGDLYKRIVEMGKIAKEKGVIKGFLFHQGEADYQMNDWPKRVKKVYDDLIKDLGLDSTKVPILVGELATTAAGGDLGWRNSAVAEAASLIPNGHLISAEGCPALKEPNYTLHFTRKGYETFGERYAEKMLELLKKAEPEVPPVDTSAKDTAVAVADSSVKDSSVSVADTSVADTSTTAIHNSKSTELAIRYSSKNNGHLVYDEKRHKVFISVEKNGRKWLIDVTGGRNR